The Apium graveolens cultivar Ventura chromosome 6, ASM990537v1, whole genome shotgun sequence genome contains a region encoding:
- the LOC141665953 gene encoding uncharacterized protein LOC141665953: protein MIEYALKLDIPTTNNKAEYEALIVGLGLARAVRAKNLKVCGDSRLVVAQVNGEFEAKDKTMAKYLRFVKGILTQFDEWYAEHVPREENTTADALSQFALSEIENYPRSIYFQVLKTPTIHVINLIVPVGVASCWIDPIKTHLETGWLPDDAQEARKLSIRALRYSLHEGLLL from the coding sequence atGATTGAATATGCTTTGAAGTTGGACATTCCGACTACGAACAACAaagcagaatatgaagcattgatagttggcttaggcttggctagagccGTGAGGGCCAAAAACCTGAAGGTCTGCGGAGACTCAAGACTTGTAGTTGCTCAAGTTAATGGAGAGTTTGAGGCCAAAGATAAAACTATGGCCAAGTACCTGAGATTCGTAAAGGGAATactgactcagttcgatgaatggtACGCAGAACATGTTCcgagagaggagaacactacGGCGGATGCCTTGTCTCAGTTCGCCTTGTCTGAAATCGAAAACTATCCGAGAAGTATTTACTTCCAGGTCTTGAAGACCCCTACTATTCATGTCATAAATCTGATAGTGCCGGTTGGTGTGGCAAGCTGTTGGATAGACCCGATCAAGACCCACTTAGAAACTGGGTGGCTCCCCGATGATGCCCAAGAGGCACGCAAGCTGTCGATTAGAGCGCTGAGATACTCGTTGCACGAAGGCCTTCTTTTATAA